In Nocardia sp. NBC_00403, one DNA window encodes the following:
- a CDS encoding HD domain-containing protein, whose product MSNPGAGVLAVMPLHTISDVYGESGLRERLLLEIAGLPEAERLTAALDLADDLHRDDRYGREPYLNHLLRVAIRIISHYEVRDADLVAAGLLHDAVEDHATELAGDRPGPATSAALTELSERFGARVADIVAAVTNPEPDPSIDRHVQYRAHVAAELDRAPWARVVKLSDFTDNGVGILYADGPHMQKLATKYRPLTDVYRDLVTRADTPLAAHVKRHILDQLDRADERFDAILAHDRPEIRPGEQARFGPET is encoded by the coding sequence ATGAGCAATCCCGGGGCGGGGGTTTTGGCCGTAATGCCGCTGCATACGATCAGCGACGTCTACGGCGAATCCGGACTGCGCGAGCGACTACTACTGGAGATCGCAGGACTACCCGAGGCCGAGCGGCTCACCGCCGCCCTCGACCTGGCCGACGATCTGCACCGCGACGATCGCTACGGCCGGGAACCGTATCTCAATCATTTACTGCGCGTGGCGATTCGGATCATCAGCCACTACGAGGTCCGCGACGCCGATCTGGTGGCCGCGGGCCTGCTGCACGACGCGGTCGAGGATCACGCGACCGAGCTTGCCGGCGACCGCCCCGGCCCGGCGACCAGCGCCGCGCTCACCGAACTGTCCGAACGGTTCGGCGCCCGGGTGGCCGATATCGTTGCCGCCGTGACGAATCCGGAGCCCGATCCGTCGATCGATCGGCACGTCCAGTACCGCGCGCACGTCGCAGCCGAGCTCGATCGCGCGCCGTGGGCCCGGGTCGTGAAGCTGTCCGACTTCACCGATAACGGCGTGGGCATCCTGTACGCCGACGGCCCTCATATGCAGAAGCTCGCCACCAAATACCGCCCGCTGACCGATGTCTACCGCGACCTGGTCACCCGCGCGGACACCCCGCTCGCCGCGCACGTCAAGCGCCATATTCTCGACCAGCTCGACCGCGCCGACGAACGCTTCGACGCGATCCTCGCGCACGACCGACCCGAGATCCGACCCGGCGAGCAGGCGCGGTTCGGACCCGAAACGTAA
- a CDS encoding TetR/AcrR family transcriptional regulator has translation MADERPKERADAARNRRAILEATAALLAEHGADALTMDRVAAAAGVGKGTIFHRFGNRAGLLHEMIAESTFALMDAVRTGPPPLGPGAPAGGRLVAFFDAFVRLMTDNIEVTVAYIQGPPHPQAAEIHNFWDAHITALLREARPDLDAEVVGRLLFGSLGGALVPQMARAGETDRLLGAVRELVEAVLRTP, from the coding sequence ATGGCCGACGAACGTCCCAAGGAGCGAGCGGATGCGGCGCGTAACCGGCGGGCGATCCTCGAAGCGACCGCCGCGCTGCTCGCCGAACACGGCGCTGATGCCCTGACCATGGATCGGGTCGCGGCGGCCGCGGGCGTGGGCAAAGGCACGATTTTCCATCGCTTCGGCAACCGCGCCGGCCTGCTGCACGAGATGATCGCCGAGAGCACCTTCGCGCTGATGGATGCCGTCCGCACCGGTCCGCCACCGCTCGGGCCCGGTGCTCCCGCCGGGGGCAGGTTGGTGGCCTTCTTCGATGCGTTCGTGCGATTGATGACCGACAACATCGAGGTGACGGTCGCCTACATCCAGGGCCCGCCACATCCGCAAGCCGCCGAAATCCACAACTTCTGGGATGCGCACATCACCGCACTGCTGCGCGAGGCACGCCCGGACCTGGACGCCGAGGTGGTCGGCAGGCTGCTGTTCGGGTCGCTGGGTGGGGCGCTGGTGCCGCAGATGGCCCGCGCGGGTGAGACGGATCGGCTGCTGGGTGCGGTTCGGGAACTGGTAGAGGCGGTGCTTCGGACGCCGTGA